In the Leptospira limi genome, one interval contains:
- a CDS encoding MBL fold metallo-hydrolase has translation MKITLFGVRGSLPTPISKQEQREKTLKILHLAKEEWKKDPNGFSEEEFLNHLPIPLSQDLGGNTTCVFIEGDGGERVILDMGTGLRVLGNQLASEAFSGKEMDIHILVSHTHWDHIQGWPFFKPGYSPSVNIHFYSCIPNLEERLERQQHPENFPVTFQQMASKKHFHLWKEFESYMLGGLKIIPFGLRHPGSCTGYRIREGNKIFLFCTDVEYREEDREHLLKMKPQIAGADLIIIDAQYSTSEAEKKIGWGHTAVSKAVEFAEMMEIRSVVLTHHEPDHTDHEVARIILDEARLLKPGGMQVHIAHEGQKFIL, from the coding sequence ATGAAAATAACTCTTTTTGGTGTGCGAGGTAGTCTTCCCACTCCGATTTCAAAACAGGAACAACGAGAAAAAACCTTAAAGATTCTGCATTTAGCAAAAGAAGAGTGGAAAAAAGACCCAAACGGTTTTTCCGAAGAGGAGTTTTTAAACCATCTACCGATCCCTCTCTCACAAGACTTAGGTGGCAATACAACTTGTGTTTTTATCGAAGGTGATGGTGGAGAAAGAGTGATTTTGGATATGGGAACAGGGTTACGAGTACTCGGAAACCAGCTGGCATCTGAAGCCTTTAGTGGAAAAGAGATGGACATTCATATCCTTGTCTCACACACACATTGGGATCATATCCAAGGATGGCCATTTTTCAAACCAGGGTATTCACCCTCAGTGAACATACATTTTTATTCTTGTATTCCCAATTTAGAAGAACGTTTGGAAAGACAACAACACCCTGAAAACTTTCCAGTTACCTTCCAACAAATGGCTTCTAAAAAACATTTTCATTTATGGAAAGAATTTGAATCTTATATGTTAGGTGGTCTAAAAATCATTCCTTTTGGACTTCGTCACCCAGGTTCGTGTACGGGTTACAGGATTAGAGAAGGTAACAAGATATTTTTATTTTGTACGGATGTTGAATACCGTGAAGAAGACAGAGAACATCTATTAAAGATGAAACCCCAAATTGCTGGCGCAGATCTTATCATCATTGATGCACAGTATAGCACTTCCGAAGCAGAGAAAAAAATAGGCTGGGGGCATACAGCTGTTAGTAAGGCTGTTGAATTCGCAGAAATGATGGAAATTCGATCAGTGGTTTTAACCCACCATGAACCTGACCATACTGACCATGAAGTGGCAAGGATCATCTTAGACGAAGCACGTTTACTAAAACCAGGTGGTATGCAAGTACACATAGCACATGAAGGCCAAAAGTTTATTTTATAA
- the trmB gene encoding tRNA (guanosine(46)-N7)-methyltransferase TrmB has protein sequence MLVNPEIQEKLWKFTIRSSYKSDYLLQPNERGKKIDLKNSFPAHTKNFVLELGSGWGEVAIELAKNDQQTGYLLMEKKVNRIIHTEKQRKTLGLENIRYMTVNFQWFFDELLEKEIFDKIIINFPDPWPKKKHHKNRLMQPHMIQQISSLLKPGGELLFATDYGPYARKTISLFRKFPEFLWKDKEYEFERPGFPISFFETEKRNEGKRIYYLKRTKPL, from the coding sequence TTGTTAGTTAATCCAGAAATCCAAGAAAAACTTTGGAAGTTTACCATTAGATCTTCCTACAAGTCTGACTATCTCCTGCAACCTAACGAACGCGGGAAAAAAATCGACCTAAAAAATTCTTTCCCTGCTCACACCAAAAACTTTGTTTTGGAGTTAGGTTCTGGTTGGGGTGAAGTTGCCATTGAATTGGCAAAAAATGACCAACAAACAGGTTACCTACTCATGGAAAAAAAGGTAAACCGCATCATCCACACCGAAAAACAAAGAAAAACGTTAGGTTTGGAAAATATTCGTTATATGACCGTTAACTTCCAATGGTTTTTCGATGAACTCCTTGAGAAAGAAATTTTTGACAAAATCATTATCAATTTTCCCGATCCATGGCCAAAAAAAAAGCATCATAAAAATAGACTGATGCAACCTCATATGATACAACAAATATCTAGTTTGTTAAAACCAGGTGGTGAACTTTTATTTGCGACAGACTATGGTCCCTATGCGAGAAAAACCATCTCCCTATTTCGAAAATTTCCTGAGTTTTTATGGAAGGACAAAGAATACGAATTTGAGAGGCCTGGATTTCCCATTTCATTTTTTGAGACGGAAAAACGAAATGAAGGGAAACGGATTTATTACTTAAAACGAACCAAACCTTTGTGA
- a CDS encoding tetratricopeptide repeat protein produces the protein MKQLIVVSVLLITFIGCRSRDFQSVTVKDSVVEKSNATDRQKIEEARTLIADGSNEFQKGNIDVALEKAKSSIQTFELVEGYALLGASYYQLGEYENAKSAYEKGNNLDPQNEKILIGLGTVQSTLGENEAALNTYQTLNKLKPEESIYTYKTGLLLKNLGRYQESLVTLKSLEDKKDFPYPIELLNQLGDVCLELKRYDEAESYFAKAEKLNPELKSAKDAKLSTKIASLIQRGNDFLNKKNYTEATNEFKKASELQPQNASVWSFLGNAQLLNGKLKESEESFKKSISLSDTNANAYVGLCNVLIQTHNYSDCLKTSRQALQKVPKNAEIRNKQGICEWKWGEVKKATLSFQDASAWDPNFIEPKMNLAYVLIDSGRFDEALDVLKKAETHPKAKKEDIRKAKVLAESQKFIASGDTFLRQGKRKQAFDEYGKAMGVNPENPAVQNAFGRGYFAFSEYKKAEGSYLEAYRLDNANPGALQGLARVYAKTGESKKEKEYIKKLETLSATDPFSAITLGRIAEDASKWDEAESIYMGLKKKFPGNEAVDYRLGSLYYKRAVEENTKENYTKANEFIQKSKKYTKDIPELIETEKTVSENSRFAEILPLVKEGNTLFNRKKFIEAVTPYQKAYDRVPKASLLVKIAECYIEKGEEEKGLSILENAVKSNKENAISFKEGIYSFYYKKGELKRAEDGFYDILKEKPDSYYAYYMLGLVTMKRKNYEAAIGEFDKAILVNPNFAPSNVAKGLAYYKLNQMDAAKHEFEKARAKDSEFGLSSYNLAIAYFNEDLTNEAKSILESIRKSDPDFMDGEIQLAYIYFKENKLDEAEKTIDRVLKEEPSAEAMFAQFRILDAKQKQSPSEKTKSKRNAVKEKILREYGETKYARLLPSDALDDEPLHVTDLNLSGTPVSTPIVYPNRIIVNYGTAIVGYDRITKELVWKQYTSTPFQLLVAGKELVGISNDTATKIYPESGKMSFKKQVLAGWKVKQGSADNNGFFLLLEKDKSPNRKLVRTNPNLEIQEEWNGNDFVGFSLNGEGKLFVIRDTKKDFLVQVFDPSVPNEKESKVSLPIAKKDTKESANFLGCLEESCLVQLGGQIYEGTEKAKLYAIGKTESVRSVLKNPDSLLVNTENTTYLWKGGSKWKDSYQIEGDFYYPMDGLVVEGRSKELVIIKGKEKTPVPWKGDRDGLRISTVTVD, from the coding sequence ATGAAACAATTGATTGTTGTATCCGTTTTACTCATCACGTTTATTGGCTGTCGTTCTCGTGATTTCCAGTCTGTCACTGTAAAAGATTCTGTTGTCGAAAAATCAAATGCAACGGATCGACAAAAAATCGAAGAAGCTAGAACTCTTATCGCTGATGGAAGTAATGAATTCCAAAAAGGAAACATTGATGTTGCCTTAGAAAAAGCAAAATCTTCGATCCAAACTTTTGAACTTGTGGAAGGATATGCATTACTTGGTGCATCCTATTACCAGTTAGGTGAATATGAAAATGCCAAATCTGCGTATGAAAAAGGGAATAATTTAGACCCTCAAAATGAGAAAATCCTTATCGGACTGGGAACAGTTCAGTCCACTTTAGGTGAAAATGAAGCTGCACTCAATACGTACCAAACTCTCAATAAACTAAAACCAGAAGAATCCATTTACACATACAAAACCGGACTTTTATTAAAAAACTTAGGTCGTTACCAAGAAAGTTTGGTCACTTTAAAGTCATTAGAAGATAAAAAAGATTTCCCATATCCGATTGAATTACTCAATCAATTAGGTGATGTTTGTTTAGAACTAAAACGATATGATGAAGCTGAGAGTTATTTTGCAAAAGCTGAAAAATTAAATCCAGAACTTAAGTCTGCAAAAGACGCAAAACTTTCCACTAAAATTGCTTCTCTCATCCAAAGAGGAAATGATTTTTTAAACAAAAAAAATTATACAGAAGCAACTAACGAATTCAAAAAAGCTTCGGAATTACAGCCTCAAAATGCTTCGGTATGGTCCTTTTTAGGGAACGCACAATTATTAAATGGAAAATTAAAAGAGAGTGAAGAGAGTTTTAAAAAATCTATCTCCCTCTCTGATACAAATGCTAATGCGTACGTTGGTCTTTGTAACGTTCTCATTCAAACACACAATTATTCAGATTGTTTAAAAACTTCCAGACAAGCCTTACAAAAAGTTCCTAAAAACGCTGAGATTCGCAACAAACAAGGGATATGTGAGTGGAAATGGGGTGAAGTAAAAAAAGCAACACTTAGTTTCCAGGATGCATCCGCTTGGGATCCAAACTTTATTGAACCAAAAATGAATTTGGCCTATGTTTTGATTGATTCTGGTCGTTTTGATGAAGCATTAGATGTTTTAAAAAAAGCGGAAACACATCCAAAAGCAAAAAAAGAAGACATTCGAAAAGCGAAAGTCTTAGCAGAATCACAAAAATTCATAGCAAGTGGAGATACTTTTTTACGCCAAGGAAAACGCAAACAAGCGTTTGATGAATATGGCAAAGCAATGGGTGTAAATCCTGAAAACCCAGCCGTTCAAAATGCCTTTGGACGTGGTTACTTTGCGTTTAGTGAATACAAAAAAGCAGAAGGTTCTTATTTAGAAGCTTACCGTTTGGACAATGCCAACCCAGGTGCTTTACAAGGTCTTGCTCGTGTGTATGCAAAAACGGGTGAGTCCAAAAAAGAAAAAGAATACATTAAAAAATTGGAAACTCTTTCCGCAACAGATCCATTTAGTGCCATCACACTGGGAAGGATTGCAGAGGATGCAAGTAAGTGGGATGAAGCTGAGTCCATCTATATGGGACTTAAGAAAAAGTTTCCTGGAAATGAAGCAGTGGATTATCGATTGGGAAGTTTGTACTACAAACGAGCTGTCGAGGAAAATACAAAAGAGAATTATACAAAAGCAAACGAGTTCATTCAAAAATCCAAAAAATACACAAAGGACATTCCTGAACTCATTGAAACTGAAAAAACTGTTTCGGAGAACTCTCGTTTTGCGGAGATATTACCATTAGTCAAAGAAGGTAATACACTTTTTAATCGTAAAAAATTCATTGAAGCAGTAACTCCTTACCAAAAGGCATACGACCGGGTGCCAAAGGCTTCTCTCCTTGTTAAAATCGCAGAGTGTTATATAGAAAAAGGGGAGGAGGAAAAAGGCCTCTCCATTTTAGAAAATGCTGTAAAATCCAATAAAGAAAATGCCATCTCTTTCAAAGAAGGGATTTATTCTTTCTACTATAAAAAGGGCGAACTCAAACGTGCCGAAGATGGTTTCTATGACATTTTAAAAGAAAAACCAGATTCTTATTACGCCTATTACATGTTAGGCCTTGTTACCATGAAGCGTAAAAATTATGAAGCAGCGATTGGTGAATTTGACAAAGCAATCCTAGTTAATCCAAATTTTGCGCCAAGTAATGTCGCAAAAGGTCTTGCGTATTATAAATTGAACCAAATGGATGCTGCCAAACATGAATTTGAAAAGGCAAGAGCCAAAGATTCTGAATTTGGACTTTCTTCTTATAACTTAGCAATTGCTTATTTCAATGAAGACCTAACAAACGAAGCAAAATCAATCCTTGAATCCATTCGTAAATCAGATCCTGATTTTATGGATGGTGAAATCCAATTGGCGTACATTTACTTCAAAGAAAACAAATTGGATGAAGCTGAAAAAACCATTGATCGTGTTTTAAAAGAAGAACCATCTGCAGAAGCAATGTTTGCCCAATTCCGTATCTTGGATGCAAAACAAAAACAATCTCCATCAGAGAAAACTAAGTCTAAACGAAATGCAGTGAAAGAGAAAATCTTACGTGAATATGGTGAAACAAAATACGCAAGGTTACTTCCTTCGGATGCTTTAGATGATGAACCACTCCATGTAACAGATCTCAATTTATCGGGAACACCAGTTTCGACTCCGATTGTATACCCAAATCGTATTATCGTAAATTATGGTACTGCGATTGTAGGTTATGACCGTATCACCAAGGAACTAGTTTGGAAACAATACACTTCTACTCCATTCCAGTTGCTTGTGGCGGGTAAAGAACTTGTGGGAATTTCCAATGATACTGCTACAAAAATTTATCCTGAATCAGGAAAGATGTCTTTCAAAAAACAGGTATTAGCTGGTTGGAAAGTAAAACAAGGGTCAGCTGACAATAATGGATTTTTTCTCTTACTGGAAAAAGATAAATCTCCCAATCGAAAACTGGTTCGTACCAATCCAAATTTAGAAATACAAGAAGAATGGAATGGAAATGATTTTGTTGGATTCTCTCTTAATGGGGAAGGAAAACTATTTGTGATTCGTGATACTAAAAAAGACTTTCTAGTACAAGTTTTTGATCCATCTGTACCAAACGAAAAGGAATCTAAAGTATCACTTCCTATCGCCAAAAAAGACACAAAAGAGTCTGCCAACTTCTTAGGTTGTCTTGAGGAATCTTGTTTGGTTCAACTCGGTGGCCAAATCTACGAAGGCACTGAAAAAGCAAAATTATATGCCATCGGCAAAACAGAATCGGTAAGATCTGTTTTAAAAAATCCCGACTCACTCCTAGTGAATACAGAGAATACCACTTATCTTTGGAAAGGTGGTTCAAAATGGAAAGATTCATACCAAATCGAAGGTGATTTTTATTACCCTATGGATGGTTTGGTAGTTGAAGGAAGATCGAAGGAATTGGTCATCATCAAAGGAAAGGAAAAAACACCTGTTCCTTGGAAAGGTGATCGTGACGGTTTGCGAATCAGTACGGTGACTGTAGATTAG
- a CDS encoding LIC10124 family lipoprotein, whose translation MRYVYLPVLCFLVGYCSSVTKIETLNRSFTKPKFVTPDLGESEPLPSGRDYRERLVNKSTPSFTLLWKQIPEGFSPSDLALLEEKILFPHSKLGVYQKAPIKQDTKFFESNDIDIILELSLSKSVDRMTVDVQYKDPVLSQNFGKAVFVYQEEKEPKAKSTKSFDVFHGKKHLLPLTEFVPAYFLEVSSPSVDELRNYFTASLQGKVSVFSTSPGTTIYLDGVEVGKAPLLNYTLINGKHILSFAKPGKDQVKRNILVRAGKTTRVFQEWNDDISQGTVVVSSFPPGLDVVIDGQKKGKTQYAESGVPYGSYPVQFIRTTTDSHFEYAKAGIKIRPKQITSIALPISLEDGVGWESEEFWNLSTPSPNFSATFPGKLTFAKNKELPKGWYGVFSEDLIPDYLEVELILDLKKEYNGALGLSIHDHSQNSILVYVDQTDFHIVKFSQSESEAPVRSSYRWNKEDELKGRSIKFTTDIEKKMIRLYLGNKMVEEFPWNFESFWNLGVLTPHNAPLVGVPLRGLKIQYPDMVKFEQRFQK comes from the coding sequence ATGAGATATGTTTATTTACCGGTCCTTTGTTTTTTAGTCGGTTATTGTTCTTCGGTCACAAAGATCGAAACACTCAATCGAAGTTTTACAAAACCTAAGTTTGTCACTCCAGATCTTGGAGAGTCTGAACCCCTTCCTTCGGGTAGAGATTACAGAGAACGACTGGTAAATAAATCAACCCCAAGTTTCACTCTCCTCTGGAAACAAATTCCAGAGGGGTTTTCTCCATCTGACTTAGCTCTATTAGAAGAAAAAATCCTTTTCCCTCATTCCAAATTGGGTGTATACCAAAAAGCCCCGATCAAACAAGATACCAAGTTTTTCGAATCGAATGATATCGATATCATTCTGGAACTGAGCCTTTCCAAATCAGTGGATCGAATGACAGTGGACGTCCAATACAAAGACCCTGTTCTTTCGCAAAACTTCGGTAAGGCGGTTTTTGTTTACCAAGAAGAAAAAGAACCAAAAGCCAAATCAACAAAATCCTTCGATGTCTTTCATGGAAAAAAACACCTCCTCCCTTTAACCGAGTTTGTCCCTGCTTATTTTCTAGAGGTTTCTTCTCCTTCTGTTGATGAATTACGAAATTATTTTACAGCTTCCTTGCAAGGGAAAGTTTCTGTTTTCTCCACATCTCCCGGCACAACCATTTATCTGGATGGAGTCGAAGTGGGAAAAGCACCTTTACTCAATTACACACTGATCAACGGTAAACATATACTTTCATTTGCAAAACCTGGTAAAGACCAAGTAAAACGGAATATATTAGTACGAGCTGGGAAAACAACAAGAGTATTCCAAGAATGGAATGATGATATTTCCCAAGGAACTGTCGTTGTTTCTAGTTTCCCTCCTGGGCTTGATGTTGTCATTGATGGCCAAAAAAAAGGTAAAACACAATACGCTGAATCGGGAGTTCCTTACGGAAGTTATCCGGTCCAATTCATTCGTACCACTACCGACTCCCATTTTGAATATGCAAAGGCAGGAATCAAAATTCGACCAAAACAAATTACATCAATTGCTTTACCAATTTCTTTGGAAGATGGAGTGGGTTGGGAATCTGAAGAATTTTGGAACCTGTCAACACCTTCACCTAACTTCTCTGCAACATTTCCAGGCAAATTGACATTTGCAAAAAACAAAGAGTTACCGAAGGGTTGGTATGGAGTTTTTTCCGAAGACCTCATTCCTGATTACCTTGAAGTTGAACTCATACTAGATTTAAAAAAAGAATACAATGGTGCGCTTGGGCTTTCAATCCATGACCATTCTCAAAATTCGATTTTAGTGTATGTAGACCAAACTGATTTTCATATCGTGAAGTTCTCACAATCTGAATCAGAAGCACCAGTTCGTTCCTCATATCGATGGAATAAGGAAGATGAACTCAAAGGCCGTAGCATAAAGTTCACAACTGATATTGAGAAAAAAATGATACGTTTGTATTTGGGTAACAAAATGGTTGAGGAATTTCCTTGGAATTTTGAATCATTTTGGAATTTAGGTGTTCTCACTCCACATAATGCCCCTTTGGTGGGAGTCCCACTCAGAGGATTAAAAATCCAGTACCCAGACATGGTTAAGTTTGAACAAAGGTTCCAAAAATGA